In Streptomyces camelliae, the sequence GCTGCAGGAACTGGTCATCTCCATCAAGGAGGTCGGTCTCCTTCAGCCCGTCGTCGTACGGCAGCTGGGGCCCACCCGCTATGAGCTGATCATGGGCGAGCGTCGTTGGCGGGCCTGCCGTGAGGCCGGCCTGGAGGCCATCCCGGCAATCGTCCGGGCCACGGAGGACGAGAAACTCCTCCTGGACGCGCTGCTGGAGAACCTGCACCGCGCGCAGCTGAACCCACTGGAAGAGGCGGCCGCCTACGACCAGCTGCTGAAGGACTTCAACTGCACGCACGACCAGCTGGCCGACCGGATCGGGCGTTCCCGTCCTCAGGTCTCCAACACGCTGCGGCTGCTGAAGCTCTCGCCTACGGTCCAGAAGCGGGTCGCCGCCGGGGTCCTCTCTGCCGGTCACGCCCGGGCGCTGCTGTCGGTGACGGATCCTGAGGAGCAGGACCGGCTGGCGCACCGCATCGTGGCCGAGGGGCTGTCGGTGCGTGCCGTCGAGGAGATCGTGACCCTCATGGGGTCGCGGCCCCAGACGCCCCAGCGCTCCAAAGGCCCGCGTGCCGGCTCCCGGCTCTCCCCGGCGCTGAACGAACTGGCGACCCGTCTGTCGGACCGGTTCGAGACCCGGGTGAAGGTCGACCTCGGCCAGAAGAAGGGCAAGATCACCGTCGAGTTCGCCTCCGTCGACGACCTGCAGCGCATCCTGAGCACCCTCGCGCCGGGCGAGGGTCCGGTGCTCCAGCACGAGTTCCAGGACAGCGCGGCGGAGGACCAGGACGACTGATCCCGTCCGATCCTCTCGGGCGTACAGGACGCGGGCCGTGTCCGGTGTGTACCGGAACACGGCCCGCTCTTTGCTTTGAGTCTGTATCGAGTGAATCGCTTCGTGGATACGATGCGAAAAGGTATGGCGCATCCACCGGACAGCAGCTGCATCTGCGAGTGGGGAGACGGGAGCCATGCGATCGATGAGCCGCACCGGACTGGTGAGCGCGGGTCTGAGCCTCGGAGTGGTCGGCGGATTCGTCGGCAGC encodes:
- a CDS encoding ParB/RepB/Spo0J family partition protein; this translates as MSERRRGLGRGLGALIPAAPTEKNPAPAALGGGASASPAAVPVLTTDRGVAAAKVATLPPVTQETVEEPPAAPAVETPAPPMGAHFAEIPLDAISPNPRQPRDVFDEDALQELVISIKEVGLLQPVVVRQLGPTRYELIMGERRWRACREAGLEAIPAIVRATEDEKLLLDALLENLHRAQLNPLEEAAAYDQLLKDFNCTHDQLADRIGRSRPQVSNTLRLLKLSPTVQKRVAAGVLSAGHARALLSVTDPEEQDRLAHRIVAEGLSVRAVEEIVTLMGSRPQTPQRSKGPRAGSRLSPALNELATRLSDRFETRVKVDLGQKKGKITVEFASVDDLQRILSTLAPGEGPVLQHEFQDSAAEDQDD